The region agtagtagtagcagcagtagtagtaatagtagtagtggtggtagtagcagtagtaatagcaggattagtagtagtagtagtacagtggtgTAGTagccagtagtagtagcagtaatagtagtagtaatagcagcagtagtagtagtagtagtagcagtccagtagcagtaacagcagtagtagccctagtggtaatagtagtatttGAGTAGTAGTAGCtgagtggtaatagtagtagtagcagcagcagtagtagcagtactagtaatagtagtagtagcagcagtagtagcaataGTGGTTAAAATAGTATttgcagtagtagtagctgtagtagtaatagtagtagtagccagcagtagtagcagtagtagtaatagtagtagtagcagcagtagtggtaatagtagtatttgcagtagtagtagctgtagtaatagtagttgttacatctgctcctgccacgccTACTTCTCATCCTGGACCTCCCTAGACCTGCCACCACtccccagtgctctctccctctctctctgtgtgtatgtgattgtgtgagtggagacaggtgtgctggaagCAGAGCAGAttcccaccagctgcaacctgttccataatcaagaacCCTACAAATcgcagccctgccacttccatgcTGCCAGATCGTAGCCTCTACTCAGTCAGTCTGCATTTCAAGCTGTTTGTTCTTGCATAGATTTTGTTATCCTGTTTTCCCTAGCCTCACGCTGTCTCCAGTTTCTTCTCTCCGGGTACCTGTCTCCAGTCCCGTCTGCTCTGACTCGGGTACCTGTCTCCAGTCCCGTCTGCTCTGACTCAGGGTACCTGTCTCCAGTCCCGTCTGCTCTGACTCGGGTACCTGTCTCCAGTCCCGTCTGCTCTGACTCGGGTACCTGTCTCCAGTGCCGTCTGCTCTGACTCGGgtacctgtctccagtcccatCTGCTCTGACTCGGGTACCTGTCTCCAGTCCCGTCTGCTCTGACTCAGGTACCTGTCTCCAGTACCGTCTGCTCTGACTCAGGTACCTGTCTCCAGTCTGCTCTGACTCCCTGCTCTACTGCTTTAATGTATTCCACTCCAGACCTGCTAACATGGATCCTAATCTCCTTGCACCCCAGGCTCAGCCTCAGTCCGGATTCCCTACTACCCCGCCATTGATTCCCCTGGACTgcaccccatctcctctcccgcTTTTCAATAAATACATTGGTTTACCTATCCTTGTCTCCTCATCTTGAGTCTGCATTTGGGTTCACCTGCTCCgccaggaggagggagagtggctCATAATGGCTGGGAtggtatcaaacacgtggttGACACaatccattgactccattcctgcactgcatctcagtgctagagatgtCTCtagagaccctggttcaatcccgggcactatcacaactggccatgatcgggagtcccatagggcggcgcacactTGGcacagcatcatccgggttatgggagggtttggccagggtaggccatcattgtaaaataagaacgtgttcttaactgactatataacatttttaacctttatttaactaggcaagtcagttaagaacaaattcttattttcaatgacggcctaggaacattgggttaactgccttgttcaggtgcagaacgacagttttgtaccttgtcagctcggggaattgaacttgcaacctttcagttactagtccaacgctctaaccactaggctaccctgccgcccccaacaTTATAATATTACCTCTCCAATGGAGGTGGGGGTGGCTCCTATCAGCTGTTGTAGAGCGAGGATGTCACGGGTGGGGCCGATGATGAGAGACGTGCCTGTATCAATGATGGCCTGACAGCCGCGGGGACAGAAAGTCAAGGCTCCCTGGACCTGTATACTGCAGTGGAGGAGGTGCAGGAAAACACGTGTTCAGAACTACAGGGAAATGACCTTTTTACAAGAATTCAAGCTCTAATTCGGCTGCCATTTTGGTTGACTAGGATACAGCAATAAGATGAGACGAAAGGGACTTTTCTGACCAGCATCCCATTGACTTCCTGACTAGCCAAAAcctgccctaaccttaacctaacccttaaccctaaccttcttTTAACCAATTCTGAAATGTGATATTGGTTTGTACGTCCCCTTAGTTTTCCCCACAGCATCACAATTGAAATCGGGGACAATTCCACCATTTCCCCACTAGATGACCGGACAGCACAATATTCTCCTTTTTCTCAGTCATATCAAATGATCAAACAGCTGCCTCACTCTTGTAGGCAGCCCTACTACTAACTGTGGATATGTCCCCTGGTTTGGACAATATGATATGAGTTATCCTGGATCTGACCCAGTTTGACAGCGGGACAATATGATATGAGTTATCCTGGATCTGACCCAGTTTGACAACATGATATGAGTTATCCTGGTTCTGACCCAGTTTGACAACATGATATGAGTTATCCTGGTTCTGACCCAGTTTGACAGAGGGACAATATGATATGAGTTATCCTGGTTCTGACCCAGTTTGACAGAGGGACAATATGATATGAGTTATCCTGGTTCTGACCCAGTTTGACAGCGGGACAATATGATATGAGTTATCCTGGTTCTGACCCAGTTTGACAGAGGGACAATATGATATGAGTTATCCTGGATCTGACCCAGTTTGACAGCGGGGTTGAGTTATCCTAGTTCTGACCCAGTTTGACAACATGATATGAGTTATCCTGGTTCTGACCCCGGGACAATATGATATGAGTTAGTTCTGACCCAGTTTGACAACATGATATGAGTTATCCTGGTTCTGACCCAGTTTGACAGCGGGACAATATGATATGAGTTATCCTGGTTCTGACCCAGTTTGACAGCGGGACAATATGATATGAGTTATCCTGGTTCTGACCCAGTTTGACAGACCCAGTTTGACAGCGGGACAATATGATATGAGTTATCCTGGTTCTGACCCAGTTTGACAACTGAGTTATCCTGGTTCTGACCCAGTTTGACAGCGGGACAATATGATATGAGTTATCCTGGTTCTGACCCAGTTTGACAACATGATATGAGTTATCCTGGTTCTGACCCAGTTTGACAGCGGGACAATATGATATGAGTTATCCTGGTTCAAGTTTATGATATGAGTTATCCTGGTTCTGACCCAGTTTGACAGCGGGACAATATGATATGAGTTATCCTGGTTCTGACCCAGTTTGACAGCGGGACAATATGATATGAGTTATCCTGGATCTGACCCAGTTTGACAGCGGGACAATATGATATGAGTTATCCTAGTTCTGACCCAGTTTGACAACATGATATGAGTTATCCTGGTTCTGACCCAGTTTGACAGCGGGACAACATGATATGAGTTATCCTGGTTCTGACCCAGTTTGACCGAGGGACAATATGATATGAGTTATCCTAGTTCTGACCCAGTTTGACAGCAGGACAATATGATATGAGTTATCCTAGTTCTGACCCAGTTTGACAACCCAGTTCTGACCCAGTTTGACAGAGGGACAATATGATATGAGTTATCCTGGTTCTGACCCAGTTTGACAGAGGGACAATATGATATGAGTTATCCTGGTTCTGACCCAGTTTGACAGCGGGACAATATGATATGAGTTATCCTGGTTCTGACCCAGTTTGACAGAGGGACAATATGATATGAGTTATCCTGGATCTGACCCAGTTTGACAGAGGGACAATATGATATGACTTATCCTGGATCTGACCCAGTTTGACAGCGGGACAATATGATATGAGTTATCCTAGTTCTGACCCAGTTTGACAACATGATATGAGTTATCCTGTTCTGACCCAGTTTGACCGGGACAATATTTGAGTTATCCTGGTTCTGACCCAGTTTGACAACATGATATGAGTTATCCTGGTTCTGACCCAGTTTCGGGACTGAGTTATCCTGGATCTGACCCAGTTTGACAGCGGGACAATATGATATGAGTTATCCTGGTTCTGACCCAGTTTGACAACATGATATGAGTTATCCTGGTTCTGACCCAGTTTGACAGCGGGACAATATGATATGAGACACCCAGTTTGACAACATGATATGAGTTATCCTGGTTCTGACCCAGTTTGACAGCGGGACAATATGATATGAGTTATCCTGGTTCTGACCCAGTTTGACAACATGATATGAGTTATCCTGGTTCTGACCCAGTTTGACAGCGGGACAATATGATATGAGTTATCCTGGTTCTGACCCAGTTTGACAGCGGGACAATATGATATGAGTTATCCTGGATCTGACCCAGTTTGACAGCGGGACAATATGATATGAGTTATCCTAGTTCTGACCCAGTTTGACAACATGATATGAGTTATCCTGGTTCTGACCCAGTTTGACAGCGGGACAACATGATATGAGTTATCCTGGTTCTGACCCAGTTTGACCGAGGGACAATATGATATGAGTTATCCTAGTTCTGACCCAGTTTGACAGCAGGACAATATGATATGAGTTATCCTAGTTCTGACCCAGTTTGACAACAGGATATGAGTTATCCTGGTTCTGACCCAGTTTGACAGCGGGACAATATGATATGAGTTATCCTGGTTCTGACCCAGTTTGACAGCGGGACAATTTGTTATCCTAGTTCTGACCCAGCGGGACAACATGATATGAGTTATCCTGGTTCTGACCCAGTTTGACAGCGGGACAACATGATATGAGTTATCCTGGTTCTGACTCAGTTTGACAGCGGGTCAACATGATATGAGTTATCCTGGTTCTGACCCAGTTTGACAGAGGGAAAACATGATATGAGTTATCCTGGTTCTGACCCAGTTTGACAACATGATATGAGTTATCCTGGTTCTGACCCAGTTTGACAGCGGGACAATATGATATGAGTTATCCTAGTTCTGACCCAGTTTGACAGCAGGACAATATGATATGAGTTATCCTGGTTCTGACCCAGTTTGACAGCGGGACAACATGATATGAGTTATCCTAGTTCTGACCTGGACATCTTGATCTGCCAGTAGCTCTTCAGGGTAACAGGGTTCCAGTTGATGGGTCCACTGTAGAGCGCCTCGTCCATCCCTCCTAGCAGCAACTCTCCCCCTGGGTCCATCGGCATCTTACTCCTGGAAGCAGAAGCAACCAAATTACGATGGGTAAATGGACCAATTCTGCTCCTCTAGAtcagtaggggagagtgggattAGTCGAGACACACTTGTTTCAAGGAAACCATagacaaaatgtattaaaaatatatatatatatatatatatatatatcactgctcaaaaaaaaaagggaacactgaaataacacaatgtaactccaagtcaatcacacttctgtgaaatcaaactgtccacttaggaagcaacactgattgacaatacatttcacatgctgttgtgcaaatggaatagacaacaggtggaaattataggcaattagcaagacacccccaataaaggagtggttctgcaggtggggaccacagaccacttctcagttcctatgcttcctggctgatgttttggtcacttttgaatgctggcggtgctttcactctagtggtagcatgagacggagtctacaacccacacaagtggctcaggtagtgcagctcatccaggatggcacatcaatgtgagctgtggcaagaaggtttgctgtgtctgtcagcgtagtgtccagagcatggaggaactaccaggagacaggccagtacatcaggagatgtggaggaggccgtaggagagcaacaacccagtagcaggaccgctacctctgcctttgtgcaaagaggagcaggaggagcactgccagagccctgcaaaatgacttccagcaggccacaaatgtgcatgtgtctgctcaaacggtcagacacagactccatgagggtggtatgagggcccgacgtccacaggtaggggttgtgcttacagcccaacaccatgcaggacgtttggcatttgccagagaacaccaagattggcaaattcgccctggcgccctgtgctcttcacagatgaaagcaggttaacactgagcacatgtgacagacgtgacagagtctggagacgtcgtggagaatgttctgctgcctgcaatatcctccagcatgaccggtttggtggtgggtcagtcatggtgtggggtggcatttctttggggggccgcacagccctccatgtgctcgccagaggtatcctgactgccattaggtatcgagatgagatcctcagaccccttgtgagaccatatgctggtgcggctggccctgggttcctcctaatgcaagacaatgccagacctcatgtggctggagtgtgtcagcaaggcattgatgctatggactggcccgcccgttccccagacctgaatccaattgagcacatctgggacattatgtctcgctccatccaccaatgccacgttgcaccaggTCAGACTgtccaggagcatgcccaggcgttgtagggaggtcatacaggcacgtggaggccacacacacgactgagcctcattttgacttgttttaaggacattacatcattGTTGGATTAGCCTGTAGTGTGGtgttccactttaattttgattgtgactccaaatccagacctccatgggttgataaatttgatttccattgataatttttgtgtgattttgttgtcagcacattcaactatgtaaagaaaaaagtatttaataagaatatttaattcattcagatctaggatgtgttcttttagtgttcccttaatttttttcagcagtgtatatattttttatttatttattttatctcttTTTTAAAaaccaatttcatggtatccaattgtttttagtagctactatcttgtctcatcgctacaactcccgtacgggttcgggagagacgaaggttgaaagtcatgcgtcctccgatacacaacccaaccaagccgcagtgcttcttaacacagcgcgcatccaacccggaaaccagccgcaccaatgtgtcggaggaaacaccgtgcacctggcaaccttggttagcgctcactgcgcccggcccgccacaggagtcgctggtgtgtgatgagacaaggacatccctaccggccaaaccctccctaacccggacaacgctaggccaattgtgcgtcgccccacggacctcccggtcgcagccggttacaacagagcctgggcccgaacccagagtctctggtgaagAAAGAAACCACATTGAAAAAGTGGcaagcaagttaggtccaaaaaactGTTTTCAAAGTTTATTGTAGTAGAGGTTTCATGGTGCTTGTTTCcaaaccaaagtagatcattttaCGATTGTTCTATACATTAGTTGGGGTCTCCAAAAGCTTCAATATGAGGCCCTGAACCTGACATGAAAGTGCATCTTTGTAGCTGTATGGGCTAAtttagtcaaaatgtttgccttgaggtaagttgagccaatggccatggggtaagttgagccaatggccatggggtaagttgagccaatggccatggggtaagttgagccaatggccatggggtaagttgagccaatggccatggggtaagttgccAATGGCCAATGGCCAATGGTGGTaaatggggtaagttgagccaagcCAATGGCCATGGGTAAAATTAGCCAATGGCCAGTTGAGCCAAGGGCAAGTTGAGCAAAtgtaagtgttttcttcccaggcataatgcaaggcattatcacCGGtttatgaggtaacaacagggcctgtgTTAAAAttacaaagtgtttgttaggtgttaaacctgtgttaaaagatgcttaaaattattaaaagacacaaaaaaagtgattgtgttgaattgtgtttggcaGATAAAGTAAGACATGATTTTAAATATTTAATTCAATAGAGAAATTCGGCTTTATTttcttatttgatttatttaacctttatttaacttggcaagtcagttaagaactaattcttattttcaatgacagcctaggaacagtggattaactggtctaggaacagtggaacagtgggttaactggtctaggaacagtgggttaactggtctaggaacagtgggttaactggtctaggaacagtggggttaactggtctaggaacagtgggttaactggtctaggaacagtgggttaactggtctaggaacagtgggttaactggtctaggaacagtgggttaactggtctaggaacagtgggttaactggtctaggaacagtgggttaactggtctaggaacagtgggttaactggtctaggaacagtgggttaactggtctaggaacagtgggttaactggtctaggaacagtgggttgggtTAACTGGgttctgggaacagtgggttaactggtctaggaacagtgggttaactggtctggtctaggaacagtgggttaactggtctaggaacagtgggttaactggtctaggaacagtgggttaactggtctaggaacagtgggttaactggtctaggaacagtgggggttaactggtctaggaacagtgggttaactggtctaggaacagtgggttaactggtctaggaacagtgggttaactggtctaggaacagtgggttaactggtctaggaacagtgggttaactggtctaggaacagtgggttaactggtctaggaacagtgggttaactggtctaggaacagtgggattaggaactggtctaggaacagtgggttaactggtctaggaacagtgggttaactggtctaggaacagtgggttaactggtctaggaacagtgggttaactggtctaggaacagtctggaacagtgggttaactggtctaggaacagtgggttaactggcctaggttcagtggggggaacagtgggttaactgcctaggaacagtgggaacagtgggttaactggtctaggaacttgttaactggggaacagtgggttaactgccttgttcaggggaacagtgggttaactgccttgttcaggggaacagtgggttaactgccttgttcaggggaacggtgggttaagtgccttgttcaggggaacggtgggttaataATTTTgcgcgcccaatttttcagtttttgatttgttcaaaaagtttgaaatatccaataaatgtcgttccacttcatgattgtgtcccacttgttgttgattcttcacaaaaaaatacagttttatatctttatgtttgaagcctgaaatgtggcaaaaggtcgcaaagttcaagggggccgaatactttcgcaaggcactgtatactctgTGGTCCTGGGTAGTGTATATGTGTTCTGTACCTACTTGCTGAGGTAGAAGGAGAAGATGGGTTGGTCCACAGACTTCTGGTTCATGATGCTGTCGAAAACGGGTGTCCCCAGTTCCTCAGCCAGGGAGGGGTACCCCAAACCCAGCACCCCGTCAAACTTAGCCATGACAAAAACAAAACCTGGCTCGTACACCGACTCTCCGAACTCCTGGTTTTTCACCGTCAACGGGCCAATCTGGACAACCACAGGGACGTGTCAGGTGAATGAATGACTGTATATGTGTCCTCCCACACCTGATAAACTAGTTAACGTTGGACAACCACAGGGACGTGTCAGGTGAATGAATGACTGTAAATATGTCCTCCCACACCTGATAAACTAGTTAACATTGCATGGTACACGTGATGCTGTCATACCAGCCAACGGCTCAACCCTTTGAAAACAATCACACCGTCTAAAGTAAACAAAGCATCAGGAAACAATGTTGCCCCCACAAATGATGCAGCCCCCCTCCTCTATGGCAAGACCCATCATTCACCCACGTTTAGTTAAAATAGTGCCAGTGCTGTTAGAGACATCGCATATGAGACTAATGTATGATGGGAGACAGATCCACAGTCATCTCCCGATTTCATCGTGGGGACAATGATATATATCATCTAATGATATCATATGTGTTTAAGACAACATATTAGACAATCCCCACTCGAAGCTGAGCTGACAGAAACGACACTCTAATTAATTTGGGAAAGTGGGCAGTACAGGGATAAGGGCTAGGAATATTGTGTCACCTTGAGGACTTCCCTGCCCATGATGCCCAGCATGTGTCCCTTGCCATAGTGGATGCCAAACATCCTGCCGTCGTGGGTGAACGTGCTGGACTCAAAGGCCTTGAACTTGCGGTGcatgcctggagagagagagagagagagagacagagagagccagggagagacagagagagagagagagagagagagagagagagatggatggaggagagagagagagagagagagagagagagagagagagagagatggagggggggagtgagagagagggagggagggagtgagagggagagaaagagagaaggagagagggtggaacaCAGTGACCTATAGAGGCTAGTCTGCTCTTGTCTGTGTCACACAGTCAGCAGATAAACACTGACGCTAGATAAACAGGAATACATTAGTCTGTTTGGAACAGATTCTAAAAAGATAGTATGGAGAAGGTACATCTGTTTTATAGTGTGGTCCAGTCCCAAAAAACAGATTGGATTAAGCACAGAAATACAAATGTCTGTTTACCCGTAAATACATGTCACATGACCATAATACATCTTGCTCTTTGGCACCATTCAGATAAACATGATTGTTGTAAAATAGTTATTTTGTCCCCTAGGTGTAGGTTCTGTTAATCCCTAGCTGTGTTCTGAAGTCTCACCACAGGCCTCTGAGACGCAGTAAGAGGATGGGACCCACAGGTCAGACGATCCTGTATCAAACACTACGGTGAAGTTCTGTTTCGGTGTGCCCAGGCTGATCAGTCCATAGTAC is a window of Oncorhynchus tshawytscha isolate Ot180627B unplaced genomic scaffold, Otsh_v2.0 Un_contig_8617_pilon_pilon, whole genome shotgun sequence DNA encoding:
- the LOC112238804 gene encoding cathepsin D-like, with protein sequence MKKFYKCSVSKLPQYGPQPECAVQDPLRQMLSVRTQLRASNRLEDFMRDHQPDVFNRRYAQCYPPGIPSLRLGKSSERLYNFMDAQYYGLISLGTPKQNFTVVFDTGSSDLWVPSSYCVSEACGMHRKFKAFESSTFTHDGRMFGIHYGKGHMLGIMGREVLKIGPLTVKNQEFGESVYEPGFVFVMAKFDGVLGLGYPSLAEELGTPVFDSIMNQKSVDQPIFSFYLSKSKMPMDPGGELLLGGMDEALYSGPINWNPVTLKSYWQIKMSSIQVQGALTFCPRGCQAIIDTGTSLIIGPTRDILALQQLIGATPTSIGEYLIDCARISSLPQVTIMLNGVEYVLTAESYVKRELMGDHEICFSGFQGEDLPSSTDPLWILGDVFLSDYYSIYDRGQDRVGFAKARHTRYATLDAEMDR